ACTACGGAAACTCCGTATTTATCACTGGCAGCTTTCATACCACCACGTTTATGCTCAGCATCATAAGCAATGATAAATGCAACTATCTCTGCTTTTTCTTCTGCTGAATAACGTTTCCCCTGCTTACCTGTTGCTGGTTTGTCAGCCATTTAAAAAACCTCCTGGATTGTATGATTTAAACAAGTGTAACCAAACTATAGTTTTAAGTTGCTATTATCAAGAGATAATTTTTTTTGACCTACTTGAAGCATAAATCAAACTTGAGTTTTGAGATTTTGATATATTTGAAGTTATAAGTTGGAGTCGATCTGCCTATTTGCGAAAGCTTATACTATGTTTTATCCGATCCCAAACTTCATCCATTTCTTCCAGAGTGGCAGCTTCTATATCCCGCTTTTCATCATCAAATACTTTTTCAAGCGCACGAAACCTGGCATCAAATTTATCAATTGCCTGGCGCATTGAAGTTTCACTATCCAGATTCATCAATCGACCCACATTAACTATACTAAAGAGGACATCACCAAATTCTTCCCTGGATCGTTCATGGTTTCCTTCAAGCCATACTTCTAACAATTCATCAATTTCTTCATGGGATTTTGCCAACGCAGGAGCAACATCATCCCAATCGAATCCAACTGTTGAGGCTTTCTCCTGTACACGCTGTGCCCGAATTAATCCTGGCAAGTTTTTCGGAACCCCATCAATCCAACTTTTTCGACCCTCACTTTTTTTGGCCTTCTCCCATTTTTCCTTGGCATCTTCAAGTCGTTTGGTTTTTCTATTGTCATCACCAAAAACATGGGGGTGGCGTCGAATAAGTTTTTCATTAATTGAATGTATTGAGTCGCGGAGCTCAAACTTATTTTCCTCTTCTGCCATTTGAGCCTGCATGACAATATGCAATAGCAGGTCTCCAAGCTCCGTCAGTATATCCTCTTGTTTACCATCCTCAATACTCTCCACAACTTCATACGCCTCTTCAAGGAGATAAGGGATCATACTTTCTGGAGTTTGCTCAATATCCCAGGGACAACCCTCAGGACTACGAAGTTTGGATACGATATCGATGAGACGTCGGAGTTCAAACTCAGGGGAGGTCTTGAATGCTTCCACCATTTA
This portion of the Candidatus Neomarinimicrobiota bacterium genome encodes:
- the mazG gene encoding nucleoside triphosphate pyrophosphohydrolase, whose translation is MVEAFKTSPEFELRRLIDIVSKLRSPEGCPWDIEQTPESMIPYLLEEAYEVVESIEDGKQEDILTELGDLLLHIVMQAQMAEEENKFELRDSIHSINEKLIRRHPHVFGDDNRKTKRLEDAKEKWEKAKKSEGRKSWIDGVPKNLPGLIRAQRVQEKASTVGFDWDDVAPALAKSHEEIDELLEVWLEGNHERSREEFGDVLFSIVNVGRLMNLDSETSMRQAIDKFDARFRALEKVFDDEKRDIEAATLEEMDEVWDRIKHSISFRK